Proteins from a genomic interval of Gemmatimonas sp.:
- the ligD gene encoding DNA ligase D — protein MKASFAPMLATSGTALPVADGWAFEPKYDGIRVIAVASSTHVQLLSRNGIDKSAQFPEVVEALQAFVGRRRSTLVLDGELVGVAGSVLGRFQSMQARVHERDARAIVSHRAGQPVALMVFDLLHDGSRSRVDAPWRRRRVALEKLFAARAIAGGVALDALRLGDAVLHDGDALMARAKAEGWEGIMAKRADAPYAVGVRSRDWIKLKLDRQQEFVVGGWTEPRNSRPYIGALLLGYYLDGALQYAGHVGTGFTHDELAWLHDHLKRLERASSPFVTTPAANTVAHWVRPSLVVEVRFSEWTNDGHLRQPVYLGARTDKRTRDTVREAVMPRATAKPRADADADVHFTNLDKLFFHKARKTKGDVVQYYTGIAPLLLPLIADRPLVLRRYPNGIDQPAFFQQRVAKGVPSAVRTEMVPQPEGTSERRIVGGELTTLLYCAQLGAIDVNPWHSRMATLSNADYSIIDLDPGEGTTFRRVIDVARWTKDVMDELGIAGALKTSGASGLHIYLPLPADTSYDSALLLAKLIATRVANAHSKQATVTRTVSKRLRGSVYVDYLQNVQGKSVASAFSLRAQPAASVSTPLSWDELTNDLDPRDFTIDSVPSQAAARAARWSRALATPNDLPSLQSAW, from the coding sequence ATGAAGGCCTCGTTCGCACCGATGTTGGCCACGTCGGGAACTGCGCTCCCGGTGGCTGACGGATGGGCGTTTGAGCCCAAGTACGACGGAATACGCGTGATCGCGGTAGCGTCGAGCACGCACGTGCAGCTCCTATCGCGAAACGGGATCGACAAGTCCGCACAATTCCCCGAGGTCGTGGAAGCGCTGCAGGCGTTCGTGGGGCGGCGACGCAGCACCCTCGTACTGGATGGAGAGTTGGTCGGAGTGGCCGGCAGCGTGCTCGGACGATTCCAGTCCATGCAAGCTCGCGTGCACGAACGCGATGCGCGCGCGATTGTCTCGCACCGAGCGGGGCAGCCAGTCGCGCTCATGGTGTTCGACCTGCTGCACGATGGCTCGCGATCACGCGTCGATGCGCCGTGGCGCCGGCGGCGCGTCGCGCTCGAGAAGCTGTTCGCGGCGCGTGCAATCGCCGGCGGCGTTGCCCTCGACGCACTTCGACTCGGCGACGCGGTCTTGCACGACGGCGACGCGCTGATGGCCCGCGCGAAAGCCGAAGGATGGGAAGGCATCATGGCCAAGCGCGCGGACGCGCCGTACGCCGTGGGTGTGCGCTCACGCGATTGGATCAAGCTCAAGCTGGATCGACAGCAAGAGTTCGTCGTTGGCGGCTGGACGGAGCCGCGGAACAGCAGGCCATACATCGGTGCGCTCCTGCTCGGGTACTATCTGGACGGAGCGCTGCAGTATGCGGGACACGTCGGTACGGGGTTTACACACGACGAGCTGGCGTGGCTGCACGATCACCTGAAGCGCCTCGAGCGCGCGTCGAGCCCATTTGTCACTACGCCGGCGGCGAATACCGTCGCGCACTGGGTCCGGCCGTCACTGGTGGTCGAAGTCCGCTTTAGCGAATGGACCAATGATGGTCATCTGCGGCAGCCGGTCTATCTCGGCGCCCGAACCGACAAGCGTACGCGCGATACCGTGCGGGAGGCCGTTATGCCACGCGCCACAGCGAAGCCACGCGCCGACGCCGACGCCGACGTGCACTTCACGAACCTCGACAAGCTCTTCTTTCACAAGGCCAGGAAGACCAAAGGCGATGTGGTGCAGTACTACACGGGCATCGCGCCGCTGCTGCTGCCGTTGATCGCCGACCGCCCGCTGGTTCTGCGGCGATATCCGAACGGCATCGACCAGCCTGCTTTCTTTCAGCAGCGCGTCGCCAAGGGCGTGCCCTCGGCCGTGCGCACGGAGATGGTGCCGCAACCCGAGGGTACGAGCGAGCGACGCATCGTGGGCGGTGAGCTGACTACGCTGCTGTATTGCGCGCAGCTCGGCGCCATCGACGTGAATCCGTGGCATTCCCGTATGGCGACGCTTTCGAATGCCGACTACTCGATCATCGACCTTGACCCCGGCGAAGGTACCACTTTTCGTCGCGTGATCGATGTGGCGCGCTGGACCAAGGACGTGATGGATGAGCTCGGGATCGCCGGTGCGCTCAAGACGTCGGGCGCGAGCGGTTTGCACATCTACCTGCCGCTTCCAGCCGACACGAGCTACGACAGTGCGCTGCTGTTGGCGAAGCTGATCGCGACGCGGGTCGCGAACGCACACAGTAAGCAGGCGACCGTGACACGTACCGTGAGCAAGCGACTGCGAGGCAGCGTGTACGTCGACTACTTGCAGAATGTTCAGGGAAAGAGTGTCGCGTCGGCGTTCAGTCTGCGCGCGCAGCCCGCCGCGTCGGTGTCGACGCCCCTCTCGTGGGATGAGCTCACCAACGACCTCGATCCTCGAGACTTTACGATCGACAGCGTGCCCTCGCAGGCGGCGGCGCGCGCGGCGCGCTGGTCTCGCGCGCTGGCGACGCCGAATGACCTACCGTCGCTTCAATCGGCCTGGTGA
- a CDS encoding YihY/virulence factor BrkB family protein, with product MLKLIKQAVVDFFSDNAPRHGAAIAYYTLFALAPVLLMVIAVAGFAVGEDVVRSELLTQIAGLIGRDGAVAVGAMLERAGKRDAGVFATVLGIGGLVFAATGAFLELQAALNMIWRVRATASSGIDVPQIVTRRLRSLGVVVSIGFLLLVSLSVSAGIKLAIAWMSRLAPGLEAFVTVVDQLISLAVTSALFGLLFRVLPDVHLRWRDVAVGSTVTAVLFAIGQRLIGLYLGNSALASPFGAAGTVVILLVWVYYSAQILLFGAEFTRLYAERAGKRAPLMDGAVRTTAP from the coding sequence ATGCTGAAACTCATCAAACAAGCAGTCGTCGATTTCTTCAGTGACAATGCGCCGCGTCACGGAGCGGCGATCGCGTACTACACGCTCTTCGCGCTGGCTCCCGTGCTGCTGATGGTGATCGCGGTCGCCGGCTTTGCAGTCGGAGAGGACGTGGTCCGAAGTGAACTCCTGACACAAATTGCCGGACTGATCGGTCGCGACGGTGCAGTCGCGGTTGGTGCCATGCTGGAGCGCGCCGGCAAGCGCGATGCCGGCGTGTTCGCCACCGTGCTTGGCATTGGTGGTCTTGTATTCGCCGCGACCGGTGCGTTCCTCGAACTGCAGGCAGCCCTCAATATGATCTGGCGCGTGCGGGCGACGGCTTCAAGCGGCATCGACGTACCGCAGATCGTCACGCGTCGGCTGCGCTCGCTCGGTGTCGTCGTGTCGATTGGCTTTCTGCTGTTGGTCTCGTTGTCCGTGAGTGCGGGAATCAAGCTCGCGATCGCATGGATGAGCCGCCTGGCGCCTGGTTTGGAGGCGTTTGTCACAGTCGTTGATCAGCTGATCTCGCTCGCGGTCACCAGCGCGCTGTTCGGGCTGCTGTTTCGCGTGCTCCCCGATGTTCATCTGCGGTGGCGCGATGTAGCAGTTGGCTCCACGGTGACGGCGGTGTTGTTCGCGATCGGACAGCGGCTCATCGGACTGTATCTCGGCAACAGCGCGCTTGCGTCACCGTTCGGGGCCGCCGGCACGGTCGTGATCCTTTTGGTGTGGGTGTATTACTCGGCGCAGATCCTGCTGTTCGGTGCCGAGTTCACACGATTGTATGCCGAGCGTGCGGGCAAGCGGGCTCCGCTGATGGATGGGGCCGTGCGCACGACGGCACCGTAA
- a CDS encoding PRC-barrel domain-containing protein: protein MDSNRHNEEAVRPRLVHLKDASDLDVADGDPDIRGWDLRTLDGEKIGTVEDLVVDTSLMRVRYIEGEVKLDDVAQETKRRILIPIESARLDEDEDDVIIELSSAATRALPSYDGERIPDAPVDGLYAFDDSSFFGARRLGREATPYIAPLTDSAPRRMDGPDERLL from the coding sequence ATGGATTCCAACAGGCACAACGAAGAGGCAGTTCGGCCCCGCCTCGTTCATCTCAAGGACGCGTCGGACCTCGACGTCGCCGATGGCGACCCCGATATCCGCGGCTGGGACTTGCGAACACTCGACGGCGAGAAGATCGGCACCGTAGAGGATCTCGTGGTGGATACGAGCCTCATGCGCGTGCGCTACATCGAAGGCGAGGTCAAGCTGGATGATGTCGCACAGGAGACCAAGCGGCGCATTCTGATTCCCATCGAGTCCGCTCGTCTCGATGAAGACGAAGACGATGTGATCATTGAACTCAGCTCCGCCGCTACTCGCGCACTACCGAGCTATGACGGCGAGCGGATTCCTGACGCTCCTGTCGATGGGCTGTATGCGTTCGACGACAGCAGCTTCTTCGGTGCCCGTCGCCTCGGGCGGGAAGCGACGCCATATATTGCGCCGCTCACGGACAGCGCTCCGCGTCGGATGGATGGCCCCGACGAGCGGCTCCTCTAG
- a CDS encoding Ku protein, translating into MAPIWKGSISFGLVNIPVELAAAVRADNISFRMLDAETGSPVKYERVRASDGSPVPWEEIVKGFEYAKGQYIVLTEEDFKKAALESSKTIDICDFVDAKEIDPRFFETPYFMLPSKGGERGYALLREAMREGDVVGIGKIIMRKNQHLAGIHVVGEALVLELMRFSAAVVDASQYTFPPATAARPQERKMAVQLVKSMQAHFDAEKYTDDYRANLMRIIKARSKGKPITFDAPPPDTADGKVLDLMSMLKQSLTKKSGTPKTAARKTTARKTTTKKARKSA; encoded by the coding sequence ATGGCTCCGATCTGGAAGGGCAGTATCAGTTTCGGATTGGTCAATATTCCCGTGGAGCTCGCTGCCGCCGTGCGCGCGGACAATATCTCCTTCCGCATGCTCGACGCCGAAACCGGATCGCCGGTGAAGTACGAGCGAGTGCGAGCCAGCGACGGATCGCCGGTACCTTGGGAAGAGATTGTGAAAGGATTCGAGTATGCCAAGGGACAGTACATCGTGCTGACCGAGGAGGACTTCAAGAAAGCCGCGCTCGAGTCGTCGAAGACCATCGACATCTGCGATTTCGTGGACGCCAAGGAGATCGACCCGCGGTTCTTTGAAACGCCCTACTTCATGTTGCCGAGCAAAGGCGGTGAGCGAGGGTATGCCTTGCTACGCGAAGCGATGCGCGAGGGCGACGTGGTGGGCATCGGCAAGATCATCATGCGCAAGAATCAGCATCTGGCGGGCATCCATGTGGTCGGAGAGGCCTTGGTACTCGAGCTGATGCGATTTTCCGCCGCCGTGGTCGATGCGTCCCAGTACACCTTCCCGCCGGCCACGGCCGCCCGTCCGCAGGAGCGCAAAATGGCCGTGCAGCTGGTGAAGAGCATGCAAGCCCATTTCGACGCGGAGAAGTACACCGACGACTATCGGGCCAACCTCATGCGCATCATCAAGGCGCGTTCGAAAGGGAAGCCGATCACCTTCGACGCCCCACCGCCCGATACCGCTGATGGCAAGGTGCTCGATCTGATGAGCATGCTGAAGCAAAGTCTGACCAAAAAGTCCGGCACTCCCAAGACCGCCGCGCGAAAGACCACGGCACGAAAGACGACCACGAAGAAGGCACGTAAGTCCGCATGA
- a CDS encoding SEC-C domain-containing protein — MDRNAPCPCGSGKKFKKCHGAAVPPEAAALPAEARAEWLRGDVVLQRQKRVGQELLDWAEKKMGAEWIDASLDAWGVTEDEDIDEGVADLFTTWSLFNYEPASLGRPIAAAWLDDAAGKRADLDTRALVSAALRAPLGLWEVETVEAGVGATITDRFSNTTCFVHEPDLTHDLGPSEFVLAYVVEADGVRVFSGLHADTLVIVDGKELLADVCADAGVSAAPLPAELQRDPSWQIRVSRRFSETATAGYGSDPDDDVE, encoded by the coding sequence ATGGATCGAAACGCTCCCTGCCCGTGTGGCTCCGGCAAGAAGTTCAAGAAGTGTCACGGCGCCGCCGTGCCCCCTGAAGCGGCGGCGCTACCCGCCGAAGCGCGCGCGGAATGGCTGCGCGGTGACGTCGTGCTGCAGCGCCAGAAGCGCGTGGGGCAGGAGCTTCTCGACTGGGCCGAGAAGAAGATGGGCGCCGAGTGGATCGACGCGTCGCTCGATGCCTGGGGCGTGACCGAAGACGAGGACATTGACGAAGGCGTCGCGGATCTTTTCACCACCTGGTCGCTCTTCAACTACGAGCCCGCGTCGCTTGGCAGGCCCATCGCCGCGGCGTGGCTCGACGACGCGGCCGGCAAGCGCGCCGATCTCGACACGCGCGCGCTGGTGAGTGCGGCGTTGCGCGCACCGCTCGGACTCTGGGAAGTCGAGACCGTCGAAGCCGGGGTCGGCGCCACGATCACCGATCGATTCAGCAATACCACTTGCTTCGTTCACGAGCCCGATCTCACGCACGACCTCGGGCCCAGCGAGTTTGTGCTCGCATATGTCGTCGAGGCGGATGGCGTGCGTGTATTCTCGGGGTTGCACGCCGACACGCTGGTGATCGTCGACGGTAAGGAGCTGCTGGCTGATGTCTGCGCAGATGCCGGCGTGAGCGCGGCGCCACTTCCCGCCGAGCTGCAGCGGGACCCGTCGTGGCAGATACGGGTCTCGCGGCGCTTCTCGGAAACGGCGACGGCCGGATATGGGAGCGATCCGGACGACGACGTCGAGTGA